A section of the Oncorhynchus gorbuscha isolate QuinsamMale2020 ecotype Even-year linkage group LG06, OgorEven_v1.0, whole genome shotgun sequence genome encodes:
- the LOC124037844 gene encoding LOW QUALITY PROTEIN: DCN1-like protein 4 (The sequence of the model RefSeq protein was modified relative to this genomic sequence to represent the inferred CDS: inserted 1 base in 1 codon): MHSDAANFQLNSHFSTLASIHKIYHTLHRLNLTEDVGQDGHSTACRSRAMPPRKKRRPTTGDDLSAKKSRQDSVFRKHEAPQIREEETFSSKRCLEWFYEYAGCDDVVGPEGMEKFCEDIGVEPENVVMLVLAWKLDAQSMGYFTLQEWLKGMGSLQCDSTERLRNSLDYLRSVLNDTTNFKLIYRYAXDFAREKDQRSLDLNTAKCMLGLLLGKTWPLFPVFNQFLEQSKYKVINKDQWCNVLEFSRTINLDLSNYDEDGAWPVLLDEFVEWYKEREMS, translated from the exons ATGCACTCTGATGCGGCAA ATTTTCAGCTGAACTCCCATTTTTCTACACTGGCCAGCATCCACAAAATCTACCACACCCTGCACAGGCTG AACCTGACGGAGGACGTTGGACAGGACGGTCACTCCACAG CCTGCCGCTCCAGAGCCATGCCTCCGAGGAAAAAGAGGAGACCCACTACTGGAGATGATCTGTCAGCTAAGAAGAGTCGCCAGGACAG TGTTTTTAGAAAACATGAGGCACCACAAATCCGGGAGGAAGAGACCTTCTCCAGTAAAAGATGTCTGGAGTGGTTCTATGAGTACGCAG GCTGTGATGATGTCGTGGGGCCAGAGGGAATGGAGAAGTTCTGTGAAGATATTGGAGTGGAACCAGAGAAT GTGGTGATGCTGGTTTTGGCCTGGAAGCTGGATGCCCAGAGTATGGGCTACTTCACTCTACAGGAGTGGTTGAAAGGCATGGGCTCCCTGCA GTGCGACTCCACAGAGAGACTGAGGAACTCCCTGGACTACTTGAGGTCTGTCCTAAACGACACCACCAACTTTAAGCTCATTTACAGATACG TTGATTTTGCTCGG GAAAAGGACCAGAGGAGTTTAGACCTGAACACAGCCAAATGCATGCTGGGGCTTCTCCTGGGGAAGACGTGGCCACTGTTTCCTGTATTCAATCAGTTTTTAGAG CAATCCAAGTATAAGGTTATCAACAAAGACCAGTGGTGCAACGTTCTAGAGTTCAGCAGGACAATCAACCTAGACCTCAGTAACTATGATGAGGATGGAGCCT GGCCCGTTTTGTTGGATGAGTTTGTGGAATGgtacaaagaaagagagatgtcATAG
- the LOC124037845 gene encoding uncharacterized protein LOC124037845 produces MRTRKGTGRFVMAVSQWMFCAAVLLLLIQGLQCSPVPPACPESCLCQKGLLNCSFAGLSQAQQHVPSTVTELDLSHNLLKSVTPSWSSWRLESLWLGHNSITHLSLCVRRTWRGKYWKIPLSRSRGRCVSWAPTLQLLSAERNQLEMIPEGLGGSEFLQVLQLSHNRIYDLRPGDLCRCPLLREIHLQHNRISNLHPQALRDMPELRVLDLSFNLLTTITPSAYLSLRNLNALVEVSGNRWRCDCSLRSLRRKMAYDRDRALQQTWRGVVCTSPSTQAGRDLLHLEDSDLTCSTAENRVGLHQDVTVDKGMEILLPCGSPKQDSTWWTPNGQVPGSQAGLLISNITERDAGLYVCVSGPHEESVSVFNLLVHKAERKTRDTRSLHRERLQMNSELGSIQGEGQETDLNSLDLHRATQRTQSDLVLAVCLSVFITFLVAFVIGALTRPLLDALWRRCCSCCNRTKQSASPPQSVSSAGQSPYDNTAYSDEDEREELGTHRERRVTFSGHPSEQRDQNSIPYYDTVANGMQDNLAGEYDATYENVPERDTSHPSLEVYHPPEEEKPRVRGSVSSGSFRHDNPETDTHIGDLSDMSLSDPQRGAYPVHTHGMEFESIPDPEQLQGCRSLSVSSHSDQESPDRDQDMDWPKDNLAQRLEELKTRKNSWEPQSPQKEGDSFERSSDFPTVKPVDVLQINIGRVGEIPGFAYRKSNMADPNPMDPELWNDSGESFEFPDSIQGASARSSSQDLSGSAFADQLRKEYEQAWNKETLVEEWRENDESSSSNSSDSGNEPTEYTVNPEMGVVKEKEIIQDALLTHDSTTDPAAANPYLKHDVSLDKQHYKDPVSPSPDEDGFHVSELRQEVQRSHLFSEHSDLSSDSSDEPTKYTVNKDSDEEEEDEAQVPAVTHKGPSLSLGDINVSLAPRKALNIGFSKDGFQYQPEPETRLTGVGLSFQSAITPKETSLPSDGTRAGESPAPFYIPSLRRCLDIQPPQDTTPAPPRTPPPSGSSSSRSESEDETTMNQKREEKAKVPDSSFIPAGIDVSFAPRKALNIGFSKEGLRYQSEPETRSTSLDLSSQSEFTPKEPLPQHRFPEGTRTGETPLDIPSIRGHLDIQATQETPPAAPGSRRPAGSSSSNSESEDETTMNQKREEKSQDSDSSFIPAGIDVSFAPRKALNIGFSKEGFQYQSEPSLTGMGLTSQIAISTKEPLPKSSIPSDGTRDEESQVPLYIPSFKRHVDIQPPQETPPAAPQTPPPSGSCSSGSESKELDREVPDVTHKDPFLSLGDINVSIAPRKALNISFSKEGFQYQQEPETRSPSLDLSSQSEFTPKEPLSISSIPSDGTRDEESLVPLYIPIFRRHVDIQPHQETPPASLRTSHNSESTSSSSESEDKTTMNQEREEEKAKVPDVTYKYPSLSPTDTPINVSFVPRKALNIGFFKESFQNQSSESKYESITTTNDRGFQEDAKPAPKTSIFYSTSSDRARTEEPPVPLYIPGLWRHQNIQPSQDATLAESSSASSENGDGLTEHTKKPGRDVTDFSLSPGDTPINVSFAPRRALNISLYNSASTTEEVERKTGAEDRWERPGLGGLKALSETQRWDTKDSSTNMNVSFSQMSALNINSDSSTDEVGRRARADYSSPILERTISRKDGGFEEETHPFPQLSLPKTSSLFYTSTDEARPIESPLQIHRHRRRLVVDIQPHLAPPSAPGTPPPFPEGEEAAGSGWRSRGQQRWRAIDGFGRTSMTQGDEGEKNYMGLLAAKPFGTARQYQSVTPETIMATQHSEISERDGSDLTFSTVRHSEA; encoded by the exons GCCTGGGAGGTAGTGAGTTCCTACAGGTGCTGCAGCTCTCCCACAACAGGATCTATGACCTGCGACCTGGAGACCTGTGCAGGTGCCCCCTTCTGAGAGAGATCCATCTGCAGCACAACCGTATCTCCAACCTCCATCCACAGGCCCTGAGGGACATGCCAGAGCTCAGG GTCCTGGATCTGAGCTTCAACTTGTTGACCACGATCACTCCGTCAGCCTACCTGTCGCTGCGTAACCTGAATGCCCTGGTGGAGGTGAGTGGGAACAGGTGGAGGTGCGACTGCAGCCTGCGGAGCTTGAGGAGGAAGATGGCCTACGACAGGGACAGGGCCCTGCAgcagacctggaggggggtggtgtGTACATCCCCCTCCACCCAAGCAGGTAGAGACCTGCTACACCTGGAGGACAGTGACCTCACCTGCTCTACTGCTGAGAACAGGGTGGGGCTCCACCAGGATGTGACAGTGGATAAAGGGATGGAGATCCTGCTGCCCTGTGGCTCTCCAAAGCAAG ATTCAACATGGTGGACGCCCAATGGACAAGTTCCTGGGAGCCAGGCAGGCCTGCTGATCAGTAACATCACAGAGCGAGACGCAGGACTGTACGTGTGCGTCTCTGGGCCACACGAGGAGTCTGTGTCTGTATTCAACCTGCTTGTTCACAAGGCAGAGAGGAAAACCAGAGACACTAGGAGTTTACACAGGGAGAGGCTACAGATGAACTCAGAGTTAGGCAGCATCCAGGGGGAAGGTCAGGAGACAGACCTGAACTCTCTAGACCTCCACAGGGCTACCCAGAGAACACAGTCTGACTTGGTCctggctgtctgcctgtctgtgttcaTCACCTTCCTGGTAGCATTTGTAATTGGTGCTCTGACCAGACCTCTCCTGGACGCTCTCTGGAGGAGGTGTTGTAGCTGCTGTAACCGTACCAAGCAAAGCGCCTCCCCACCACAATCGGTCTCCTCTGCCGGGCAGTCCCCCTACGATAACACGGCCTATTCAGATGAGGATGAGCGAGAGGAACTagggacacacagggagaggagagtgacattTAGTGGACATCCTTCAGAACAAAGGGATCAGAATAGTATTCCATACTATGATACTGTGGCCAATGGCATGCAGGACAACCTCGCTGGGGAATATGATGCAACATATGAGAATGTTCCGGAGAGGGATACCTCACACCCCTCTCTTGAGGTCTATCACCCGCCTGAGGAGGAGAAGCCTAGGGTACGGGGCTCTGTCAGCTCAGGAAGCTTCCGACATGACAACCCAGAGACAGACACTCACATTGGAGATCTCTCTGATATGTCTCTGAGTGATCCACAAAGGGGCGCTTACCCAGTCCATACCCACGGCATGGAGTTTGAATCCATCCCCGACCCAGAACAGTTGCAGGGGTGTCGAAGCTTGTCTGTGTCTTCACACTCTGACCAGGAGAGTCCAGATAGGGATCAGGATATGGACTGGCCCAAAGACAATTTGGCTCAGAGATTGGAGGAGCTCAAGACCCGGAAGAATTCCTGGGAGCCTCAATCCCCCCAGAAGGAAGGCGACTCCTTTGAGCGCAGTTCAGATTTCCCTACAGTTAAACCAGTTGATGTTCTACAGATCAACATTGGCAGAGTGGGTGAGATCCCTGGATTTGCTTATAGGAAATCAAACATGGCAGATCCCAACCCCATGGATCCTGAGCTGTGGAATGACAGCGGAGAGAGCTTTGAGTTCCCTGATTCCATCCAAGGTGCATCGGCACGATCCAGTAGTCAAGATCTTTCAGGTTCTGCTTTTGCTGATCAGTTGAGAAAAGAGTATGAACAAGCGTGGAATAAAGAAACACTTGTGGAAGAATGGAGGGAGAATGATGAGTCCAGCTCCAGCAACTCAAGTGACAGTGGGAATGAACCTACAGAGTACACTGTGAACCCAGAGATGGGGgtagtgaaggagaaggagattATCCAGGATGCACTACTTACACATGATAGCACAACAGACCCTGCAGCAGCGAACCCCTATCTCAAACATGATGTTAGTTTGGACAAGCAGCACTATAAGGACCCAGTCAGTCCCTCTCCAGATGAGGATGGATTTCATGTGAGTGAACTGAGACAGGAAGTTCAACGCTCTCATTTGTTTTCAGAGCACTCTGATTTGTCCAGTGATAGTAGTGATGAACCCACAAAGTACACAGTGAACAAGGATAgcgatgaggaagaggaggatgaagctCAAGTCCCAGCTGTGACACACAAAGGTCCATCTCTCAGTCTTGGAGACATTAATGTCTCTTTGGCTCCAAGGAAAGCTCTCAATATTGGCTTTTCCAAGGATGGTTTTCAATATCAACCAGAGCCTGAGACAAGGTTGACTGGCGTGGGTCTTTCTTTCCAGAGTGCCATCACCCCAAAGGAGACTTCATTGCCCTCAGACGGGACAAGGGCTGGAGAGTCTCCAGCTCCATTCTATATCCCCAGCCTCAGGAGATGTCTGGATATTCAGCCTCCTCAGGACACTACACCTGCTCCACCACGGACACCACCACCCTCTGGTTCATCCTCTTCTAGAAGTGAAAGTGAGGATGAGACTACAATGAATcaaaaaagagaagagaaagctaAGGTCCCAGATTCATCTTTCATTCCCGCAGGCATTGATGTCTCTTTTGCTCCAAGGAAAGCTCTCAATATTGGCTTCTCCAAGGAGGGTCTTCGATATCAATCAGAGCCTGAGACAAGGTCGACAAGCTTGGATCTCTCCTCTCAGAGTGAATTCACCCCAAAGGAGCCGCTTCCCCAACATCGATTCCCAGAAGGGACAAGGACTGGAGAGACTCCACTAGATATCCCCAGCATCCGGGGACATTTAGATATTCAGGCCACTCAGGAAACTCCACCTGCTGCCCCAGGGTCACGCCGACCTGCTGGTTCATCCTCTTCTAACAGTGAAAGTGAGGATGAGACGACAATGAATCAAAAAAGGGAAGAGAAATCTCAGGACTCCGATTCATCTTTCATTCCCGCAGGCATTGATGTCTCTTTTGCACCAAGGAAAGCGCTCAATATTGGCTTCTCCAAGGAGGGTTTTCAATATCAATCAGAGCCAAGTTTGACTGGCATGGGTCTAACCTCCCAGATTGCCATCAGTACAAAGGAGCCCCTTCCCAAATCTTCAATTCCCTCAGATGGGACAAGGGATGAAGAGTCTCAAGTTCCACTCTATATCCCCAGTTTCAAGAGACATGTGGATATTCAGCCTCCTCAGGAGACTCCACCTGCTGCCCCACAAACACCACCACCCTCTGGTTCATGCTCTTCTGGAAGTGAGAGTAAGGAACTTGACAGGGAGGTCCCAGATGTCACACACAAGGATCCATTTCTCAGTCTTGGAGACATTAATGTCTCTATAGCCCCAAGGAAAGCTCTCAATATCAGCTTCTCCAAGGAGGGTTTTCAATATCAACAAGAACCTGAGACAAGGTCGCCTAGCTTGGATCTCTCCTCTCAGAGTGAATTCACCCCAAAGGAGCCTCTTTCCATATCTTCAATTCCCTCAGATGGGACAAGGGATGAAGAGTCTCTAGTTCCACTCTATATCCCTATTTTCAGGAGACATGTGGATATTCAGCCTCATCAGGAAACTCCACCTGCTTCCCTACGAACATCACATAACTCTGAATCAACCTCTTCCAGCAGTGAGAGTGAAGATAAGACTACAATGAaccaagaaagagaagaggagaaagctAAGGTCCCTGATGTCACATATAAGTATCCATCTCTCAGTCCTACAGACACACCCATTAATGTCTCCTTTGTTCCAAGGAAAGCTCTCAACATTGGCTTCTTCAAGGAGAGTTTTCAAAATCAATCATCAGAGTCAAAGTATGAGAGTATAACCACCACAAATGATAGAGGTTTTCAGGAAGATGCCAAGCCTGCTcccaaaacatcaatattttacTCCACCTCCTCAGACAGGGCGAGAACTGAGGAGCCACCAGTTCCACTCTACATCCCTGGACTCTGGAGGCATCAGAATATCCAGCCCTCTCAGGATGCTACACTTGCCGAATCATCCTCTGCTAGCAGTGAGAATGGAGATGGGCTTACAGAACACACAAAGAAACCAGGGAGAGACGTCACAGATTTCTCGCTCAGTCCTGGGGACACGCCTATTAATGTCTCCTTTGCCCCAAGAAGAGCTCTCAATATCAGCCTTTACAACTCAGCCAGTACcacagaggaggtggagaggaagaccGGAGCAGAGGACAGGTGGGAAAGGCCAGGGCTTGGTGGTCTGAAGGCACTGTCAGAGACACAAAGGTGGGACACAAAGGACAGTTCTACAAACATGAATGTTTCTTTCTCTCAAATGAGTGCTCTCAATATCAACTCAGACAGCAGCACAGATGAGGTGGGCAGGAGAGCCAGAGCAGACTACAGCAGTCCCATACTCGAGCGTACCATTAGCAGAAAGGACGGAGGCTTTGAGGAAGAAACCCATCCCTTTCCCCAACTGTCTTTACCAAAAACATCATCCCTTTTCTACACTTCCACTGATGAGGCGAGGCCTATAGAGTCTCCACTCCAAATCCACCGCCATAGGAGGCGTCTAGTTGTAGACATTCAGCCCCACCTGGCTCCACCTAGTGCCCCAGGAACACCACCACCTTTCccagagggagaagaggcagCTGGTTCTGGATGGAGGAGCAGGGGACAACAGAGGTGGAGAGCCATAGATGGATTTGGCCGTACATCCATGACAcagggagatgaaggagagaagaACTATATGGGGTTATTGGCTGCTAAACCATTCGGCACAGCTCGTCAGTACCAGAGCGTTACCCCAGAAACCATTATGGCCACACAGCATAGTGAGATCTCCGAGAGGGATGGTTCTGACCTGACCTTCTCCACTGTAAGACACAGTGAGGCTTAA